A region from the Serinibacter arcticus genome encodes:
- the rplK gene encoding 50S ribosomal protein L11 — MPPKKKATGLIKLQINAGAANPAPPIGPALGQHGVNIMEFCKAYNAATEAQRGNVIPVEITVYEDRSFTFILKTPPAAELIKKAAGVAKGSSTPHTVKVATLTREQVRTIATTKLDDLNANDLAAAEKIIAGTARSMGITVSE; from the coding sequence ATGCCTCCCAAGAAGAAGGCCACCGGCCTCATCAAGCTCCAGATCAACGCCGGCGCGGCCAACCCCGCCCCGCCGATCGGTCCGGCGCTCGGTCAGCACGGCGTGAACATCATGGAGTTCTGCAAGGCGTACAACGCGGCCACCGAGGCGCAGCGCGGCAACGTCATCCCCGTCGAGATCACCGTCTACGAGGACCGTTCGTTCACGTTCATCCTCAAGACGCCGCCGGCCGCCGAGCTCATCAAGAAGGCCGCCGGTGTGGCCAAGGGCTCCTCGACCCCGCACACCGTCAAGGTCGCCACGCTGACGCGTGAGCAGGTCCGCACGATCGCCACGACCAAGCTGGACGACCTCAACGCCAACGACCTCGCCGCCGCCGAGAAGATCATCGCCGGCACCGCGCGTTCGATGGGCATCACCGTCTCCGAGTGA